A genome region from Arachis duranensis cultivar V14167 chromosome 6, aradu.V14167.gnm2.J7QH, whole genome shotgun sequence includes the following:
- the LOC107495811 gene encoding subtilisin-like protease SBT1.7 → MKILILKFLQIVLLLIFYGRHTIAEKKTQDAKKTYIVHMDKFNMPESFSDHLSWYDSSLKSVSDSAEMLYTYNHVVHGFSTRLTNQEAETLSKQPGILYVMPEVRYELHTTRTPQFLGLDKATTLLPASKQQSQVVIGVIDTGVWPELQSLDDTGLGPVPRGWKGECEIGTNFNSSSCNRKLVGARFLVKGYEAALGPIDEKTESRSPRDDDGHGTHTLTTAGGSAVQGASLFGLASGTARGMAPQARVAAYKVCWLGGCFASDITAGIDKAIDDGVNVLSMSIGGTSTDYYRDIIAIGAFTATSHGIFVSTSXGNGGPSPGTLSNVAPWITTVGAGTIDRDFPAYIKLGNGMTHTGASLYTGKPLSASPVPLVYAGNVTNSTVGYLCIPDSLIPSLVAGKIVICDRGGSPRVEKGLVVMRAGGVGMILTNNEEYGEELVADPHLLPAAALGQKSSDAVKNYTFSSPNPTATISFVGTHLQVQPSPVVAAFSSRGPNFLTPQILKPDLIAPGVNIIAGWTGKVGPTGLTVDTRHVNFNIISGTSMSCPHVSGLAAIIKGAHPKWSPAAIRSALMTTAYRTYKTGQTIEDIAIGQPATPFDFGAGHVDPVAALDPGLVYDAKVDDYLNFFCALNYTQFQIRLAARRDFTCDSRKHYRVEDFNYPSFAVPLETASGIGGGSNKATSVRYRRILTNVGSGGTYKASVSSLPPSVKIMIEPQTLSFTQLYEKKSYTVTFTTTSMPSGTNSFAYLEWSDGNHKVASPIAFSWT, encoded by the exons ATGAAGATACTGATATTGAAGTTTCTTCAGATTGTTTTGCTGCTGATTTTCTATGGCAGACACACCATAGCTgaaaagaaaacacaagatgcCAAAAAAACATACATAGTTCACATGGACAAGTTCAACATGCCAGAAAGTTTCAGTGATCACCTCAGTTGGTATGATTCATCACTGAAATCAGTGTCAGATTCAGCAGAGATGCTATACACATACAATCATGTAGTTCATGGATTCTCCACAAGGCTAACCAACCAAGAAGCTGAAACACTCTCAAAACAACCGGGGATTCTTTATGTCATGCCTGAAGTTAGATATGAGCTTCACACAACAAGAACACCACAGTTTCTTGGATTGGACAAGGCCACAACACTTTTACCTGCTTCTAAGCAGCAGAGTCAGGTGGTTATTGGAGTAATAGACACTGGTGTTTGGCCGGAGCTGCAGAGCTTGGATGACACGGGACTCGGACCAGTGCCGAGAGGCTGGAAAGGTGAGTGTGAAATTGGAACCAACTTCAATTCATCAAGCTGTAACAGGAAACTTGTTGGTGCAAGGTTTTTGGTCAAAGG GTATGAAGCAGCTCTAGGACCTATTGATGAGAAGACAGAATCAAGGTCACCAAGGGATGATGATGGTCATGGAACTCATACCTTAACTACAGCAGGAGGATCAGCAGTCCAAGGAGCAAGCCTCTTCGGCTTGGCTTCAGGGACAGCAAGAGGGATGGCTCCACAAGCCCGTGTGGCGGCTTACAAGGTGTGTTGGCTTGGTGGATGCTTTGCTTCTGACATAACCGCCGGAATCGACAAGGCCATAGACGATGGTGTGAATGTCCTGTCCATGTCTATTGGGGGAACTTCAACGGACTACTATAGAGATATCATTGCTATTGGTGCTTTCACAGCCACGTCCCATGGAATTTTTGTTTCCACTTC NNNNGGAAATGGAGGGCCTAGTCCTGGAACCTTGTCCAATGTAGCACCATGGATAACCACCGTGGGAGCTGGTACCATAGACCGCGATTTCCCAGCCTATATCAAGCTTGGAAATGGGATGACACATACTGGAGCATCACTTTATACAGGCAAACCTTTATCTGCTTCTCCAGTACCACTTGTTTATGCTGGTAATGTAACCAATTCAACGGTGGGATACCTTTGCATCCCAGATAGCTTGATTCCCTCACTAGTTGCTGGCAAAATCGTGATATGTGATAGAGGAGGATCTCCGAGGGTGGAAAAGGGTCTAGTTGTAATGAGAGCTGGAGGCGTTGGTATGATATTGACAAACAACGAAGAATATGGGGAAGAGCTTGTTGCTGACCCCCATCTCCTCCCTGCAGCAGCACTAGGCCAAAAATCCAGCGATGCTGTAAAGAACTAtactttctcctctccaaatcCCACAGCTACAATTTCTTTTGTAGGCACTCACTTGCAAGTTCAACCGTCTCCGGTGGTGGCAGCGTTCAGCTCTAGAGGGCCAAATTTTCTCACACCACAGATACTCAAACCAGACCTTATAGCTCCGGGAGTAAACATCATTGCTGGGTGGACTGGAAAAGTAGGACCAACCGGTTTGACGGTTGATACTAGGCATGTGAACTTTAACATAATTTCAGGTACATCCATGTCATGCCCTCATGTAAGTGGTTTAGCTGCTATCATCAAGGGAGCGCACCCGAAATGGAGCCCGGCCGCAATAAGGTCTGCACTCATGACCACAGCCTATAGAACATACAAAACTGGGCAAACAATTGAAGATATTGCCATTGGACAACCAGCAACCCCCTTTGATTTTGGTGCTGGACACGTGGATCCAGTGGCAGCTCTTGATCCTGGTCTTGTCTATGATGCAAAAGTAGATGACTACCTTAACTTCTTCTGTGCCTTGAATTACACTCAATTCCAAATTAGGCTCGCGGCAAGAAGAGACTTTACTTGTGATTCAAGGAAGCACTATAGGGTGGAAGACTTCAACTATCCTTCTTTTGCTGTTCCCTTGGAAACAGCTTCAGGAATAGGAGGTGGTTCCAATAAGGCCACCTCTGTCCGATATAGAAGAATTCTTACTAATGTAGGCAGTGGAGGAACATATAAAGCTTCAGTGTCATCCCTTCCTCCCTCAGTGAAAATTATGATTGAACCACAGACACTTAGCTTCACTCAACTGTATGAGAAGAAGAGTTACACTGTGACATTTACAACTACTTCGATGCCTTCCGGCACAAATAGCTTTGCTTATCTGGAATGGTCAGATGGAAACCATAAGGTTGCTAGTCCAATAGCATTCAGCTGGACATGA
- the LOC107495835 gene encoding acyl-CoA-binding domain-containing protein 3 isoform X2 — protein MELVTASDLFVTASLALLLSLLVAKLVSMAMASDPNTHNSHHQQQQQTLVTLQQERLTVQKPHSERKVEFLSPIQISTNVETARNREEESKVEIESRVVDFGVEALSTIAELSEEHVAAAEEAAEEEEGEVIETNGDSEEFDPREAVEDSMEQRKTEPVEDFEEQKETEPVKDSEEQRETEDCEEQREEECLQVCEEQRETECCEEQKDCSEDCEEQRKTEGITVEPFDDDGWEGIERSELEKEFISASEFVVGGGGNGLGSDVLMELYGLHKVATEGPCHEPQPMPLKLNARAKWNAWQKLGNMTPDAAMEKYISVLSDKALGWIKDTSDGTIELEPKGSEVSEFAVPESSTSLSHPQMTINERELEHESGAQDHSTPAETEKNNVKK, from the exons ATGGAGCTTGTAACTGCAAGCGATCTTTTTGTAACCGCTTCCTTAGCGctgcttctctctcttcttgTTGCCAAGCTTGTTTCCATGGCCATGGCTTCTGATCCTAACACTCACAATTcacatcatcaacaacaacaacaaacccTTGTGACTCTGCAGCAGGAACGGTTAACGGTTCAGAAGCCTCATAGTGAGAGAAAGGTGGAGTTTCTGAGTCCAATTCAGATTTCGACGAATGTCGAGACAGCTCGGAACAGGGAAGAAGAGTCTAAGGTTGAAATTGAGTCCAGAGTTGTTGATTTTGGAGTTGAAGCCTTATCAACCATTGCTGAGTTGAGCGAGGAACACGTGGCGGCAGCGGAGGAGGcggcagaagaagaagaaggagaggtCATTGAGACCAATGGCGACAGTGAAGAATTTGATCCTCGTGAAGCAGTTGAGGATTCTATGGAACAGAGGAAAACAGAACCAGTGGAGGATTTTGAAGAACAGAAAGAAACAGAACCTGTGAAAGATTCTGAAGAGCAAAGAGAAACAGAGGATTGTGAGGAGCagagagaagaagaatgcttgCAAGTTTGTGAAGAACAGAGAGAAACAGAGTGTTGTGAAGAACAGAAAGATTGTTCCGAAGATTGTGAAGAACAGAGGAAAACAGAGGGAATCACGGTCGAACCGTTCGATGATGATGGTTGGGAAGGGATTGAAAGGAGTGAATTGGAGAAGGAATTCATATCGGCTTCCGAATTCGTGGTTGGTGGAGGTGGTAATGGTTTAGGAAGTGATGTGCTAATGGAGTTGTATGGTCTTCACAAAGTTGCAACAGAGGGTCCTTGTCATGAACCTCAACCAATGCCTCTCAAGCTCAATGCACGTGCAAAGTg GAATGCTTGGCAAAAGCTGGGAAACATGACTCCGGATGCTGCAATGGAGAAGTATATCAGCGTTCTTTCGGATAAAGCTCTCGGGTGGATCAAAGATACTTCGGAT GGAACAATTGAACTTGAACCAAAAGGGTCAGAGGTTTCTGAGTTTGCTGTTCCTGAATCGAGCACATCTTTGTCTCATCCACAAATGACCATAAATGAAAG GGAACTTGAACATGAATCTGGTGCCCAAGATCATAGCACACCTGCAGAGACAGAGAAGAACAAT GTTAAGAAATGA
- the LOC107495835 gene encoding acyl-CoA-binding domain-containing protein 3 isoform X1: MELVTASDLFVTASLALLLSLLVAKLVSMAMASDPNTHNSHHQQQQQTLVTLQQERLTVQKPHSERKVEFLSPIQISTNVETARNREEESKVEIESRVVDFGVEALSTIAELSEEHVAAAEEAAEEEEGEVIETNGDSEEFDPREAVEDSMEQRKTEPVEDFEEQKETEPVKDSEEQRETEDCEEQREEECLQVCEEQRETECCEEQKDCSEDCEEQRKTEGITVEPFDDDGWEGIERSELEKEFISASEFVVGGGGNGLGSDVLMELYGLHKVATEGPCHEPQPMPLKLNARAKWNAWQKLGNMTPDAAMEKYISVLSDKALGWIKDTSDGTIELEPKGSEVSEFAVPESSTSLSHPQMTINERELEHESGAQDHSTPAETEKNNIYFSN, translated from the exons ATGGAGCTTGTAACTGCAAGCGATCTTTTTGTAACCGCTTCCTTAGCGctgcttctctctcttcttgTTGCCAAGCTTGTTTCCATGGCCATGGCTTCTGATCCTAACACTCACAATTcacatcatcaacaacaacaacaaacccTTGTGACTCTGCAGCAGGAACGGTTAACGGTTCAGAAGCCTCATAGTGAGAGAAAGGTGGAGTTTCTGAGTCCAATTCAGATTTCGACGAATGTCGAGACAGCTCGGAACAGGGAAGAAGAGTCTAAGGTTGAAATTGAGTCCAGAGTTGTTGATTTTGGAGTTGAAGCCTTATCAACCATTGCTGAGTTGAGCGAGGAACACGTGGCGGCAGCGGAGGAGGcggcagaagaagaagaaggagaggtCATTGAGACCAATGGCGACAGTGAAGAATTTGATCCTCGTGAAGCAGTTGAGGATTCTATGGAACAGAGGAAAACAGAACCAGTGGAGGATTTTGAAGAACAGAAAGAAACAGAACCTGTGAAAGATTCTGAAGAGCAAAGAGAAACAGAGGATTGTGAGGAGCagagagaagaagaatgcttgCAAGTTTGTGAAGAACAGAGAGAAACAGAGTGTTGTGAAGAACAGAAAGATTGTTCCGAAGATTGTGAAGAACAGAGGAAAACAGAGGGAATCACGGTCGAACCGTTCGATGATGATGGTTGGGAAGGGATTGAAAGGAGTGAATTGGAGAAGGAATTCATATCGGCTTCCGAATTCGTGGTTGGTGGAGGTGGTAATGGTTTAGGAAGTGATGTGCTAATGGAGTTGTATGGTCTTCACAAAGTTGCAACAGAGGGTCCTTGTCATGAACCTCAACCAATGCCTCTCAAGCTCAATGCACGTGCAAAGTg GAATGCTTGGCAAAAGCTGGGAAACATGACTCCGGATGCTGCAATGGAGAAGTATATCAGCGTTCTTTCGGATAAAGCTCTCGGGTGGATCAAAGATACTTCGGAT GGAACAATTGAACTTGAACCAAAAGGGTCAGAGGTTTCTGAGTTTGCTGTTCCTGAATCGAGCACATCTTTGTCTCATCCACAAATGACCATAAATGAAAG GGAACTTGAACATGAATCTGGTGCCCAAGATCATAGCACACCTGCAGAGACAGAGAAGAACAAT ATTTATTTCAGCAACTAG
- the LOC107495792 gene encoding transcription initiation factor TFIID subunit 4b isoform X4, with the protein MDPSIMKLLEDDEDETMHSGVDVEAFQAALNRDIGGSASTSGSDPVLSQGSNNTFTQSMPQWPTPSHENQTQVQNQEPETAQQREQPSSEVEQKQHGSLAEQVQHVASQDVNNPPLPQHVASSDVNNPPLPQPQHVGSQSVNNPPLPQHVGSQNVNNPPLPQHVASQTVSNPALSQKQTQDEGHQPQPVQASLQNSQTVGIQNLGKDPVPNNEVAKTLNPSSESQQYAKLQQMSNQQATVNEQPGGQINRQKQVPFGMLLPILIPQLPKDRAMQLQTLFSKLKKDEIAKDSFVRLMKGIVGDQMLRLALNKVQAQLQAQTRPNQGPVRQQQPVRMATVDLGARQLNDPHALAQLHQRSMNAAADQSRMTSSAVQTMENNARKSQELDARMETQGLQPSQLSSSNSISVSQEAERSSVHVHGLNKQPQPQPQHLHFPSAYGSSGGNYRPFSGPASSSASSIRPPPHESHMSQIPHQSTGPNHLGGATQGFIGMPKLEQQNSLNDPKRLPGGSVALLNNPASQQTPNAWQPPSNKDQSSGFLSSGSYVKKEPSDMPTEQQHRQNISKIHGLPSANSAQIEQASANQGTVKDEFSRGLPVSTSMAPTTSTGLTSLNSASPSGMAQLDPSVSLSTQVPSNTSGITVRAPVKKPSVGQKKPLEALGSSPPPPPSKKQKGSGGGSVEQSIDQLNDVTAVSGVDLREEEEQLFSGPKEDSRVSEATRRAVQEEEERLILQKIPLQKKLFEIMFKYGLKGVSNDVERCLSLCVEERMRGLISNLIRMSKQRVDFEKTRHRTVVTSDVQQQIMTINRKVREEWEKRQAEAEKLRKQNDVDGNAGADGDKDKDEGRNKSSKVNKEEDDKMRTNAANVAARAAVGGDDMLSKWQLMAEQARQKREGVTDTSSGSQPAKDASRKSSASGKSTKDNHEGDKKGSTNFATSGAIRKHGRNNSLVTQTKIARSISVKDVIAVLEREPQMSKSSLIHRLYEKIHSDAQPE; encoded by the exons TTTTGTCTCAAGGAAGCAACAATACATTCACTCAGTCAATGCCACAGTGGCCAACTCCTAGCCATGAAAACCAAACCCAAGTTCAAAATCAAGAGCCTGAAACTGCACAGCAGCGAGAGCAACCTTCATCTGAGGTGGAGCAAAAGCAACATGGATCTCTTGCTGAACAAGTACAGCATGTTGCTTCCCAGGACGTAAATAATCCTCCTTTACCACAGCATGTTGCTTCCTCGGACGTAAATAATCCTCCTCTACCACAGCCACAGCATGTTGGTTCTCAGAGTGTAAATAATCCTCCTTTGCCACAGCATGTGGGTTCCCAGAATGTAAATAATCCTCCTTTGCCGCAGCATGTTGCTTCTCAGACTGTAAGTAATCCTGCTTTATCACAAAAGCAGACTCAAGATGAAGGTCACCAACCACAGCCTGTACAAGCTTCTCTTCAAAATTCTCAGACAGTTGGAATTCAAAATTTGGGAAAAGATCCTGTTCCTAATAATGAGGTAGCCAAAACACTTAATCCCAGCAGCGAATCTCAGCAGTATGCGAAGTTGCAGCAAATGAGTAATCAACAGGCTACAGTCAATGAACAGCCAGGAGGCCAAATTAATCGTCAAAAACAGGTACCATTTGGCATGTTGCTACCTATCTTGATACCTCAACTTCCCAAAGACCGAGCCATGCAACTTCAAACTCTATTTAGTAAATTGAAG AAAGACGAAATAGCAAAAGACAGTTTTGTGCGGCTTATGAAAGGTATTGTAGGGGACCAGATGCTTAGATTAGCATTGAACAAAGTACAAGCTCAGCTACAAGCACAG ACAAGACCCAACCAAGGACCTGTGAGGCAGCAGCAACCTGTTCGGATGGCCACTGTTGACTTAGGTGCAAGACAATTAAATGATCCCCATGCTTTAGCTCAGCTTCATCAGAGAAGTATGAATGCAGCTGCAGACCAATCTCGTATGACTTCTTCAGCTGTCCAAACTATGGAGAACAATGCTAGAAAATCTCAGGAATTGGATGCTAGAATGGAAACTCAGGGTTTGCAACCGAGCCAGTTGTCATCTTCCAATTCCATCAGTGTTAGTCAGGAAGCAGAAAGATCATCTGTTCATGTACACGGGCTTAATAAGCAGCCGCAGCCGCAGCCTCAGCATCTACATTTCCCATCAGCATATGGCAGTAGTGGTGGTAATTATAGGCCTTTTTCAGGGCCAGCTAGTAGTTCTGCTTCATCTATCAGACCACCACCACATGAGTCACATATGAGTCAAATTCCACATCAAAGCACTGGTCCCAATCACTTAGGTGGGGCAACACAAGGCTTCATTGGTATGCCAAAACTCGAACAGCAGAACTCTTTGAATGATCCCAAGAGGCTGCCGGGTGGCTCTGTTGCTCTATTAAACAATCCGGCATCCCAGCAAACTCCAAATGCATGGCAACCACCATCAAACAAAGATCAAAGTTCAGGCTTCTTGTCATCTGGTTCTTATGTCAAAAAGGAACCTAGCGACATGCCCACTGAGCAGCAACATAGGCAGAATATTTCTAAAATCCATGGACTGCCTTCAGCTAATTCTGCACAAATCGAACAGGCAAGTGCCAATCAAGGAACTGTAAAGGATGAGTTCTCAAGGGGCCTTCCAGTATCCACAAGTATGGCACCTACAACATCTACTGGCTTGACATCACTCAATTCTGCTTCCCCTTCTGGAATGGCCCAACTAGATCCTAGTGTCTCA TTAAGCACCCAGGTGCCATCAAACACTTCTGGAATTACTGTGAGGGCACCTGTGAAAAAGCCTTCTGTTGGCCAGAAGAAACCACTTGAAGCACTTGGTTCctcacctcctcctcctccaag TAAGAAGCAAAAGGGATCTGGGGGGGGATCCGTTGAACAAAGCATTGACCAGCTTAATGATGTCACTGCTGTTAGTGGAGTCGATTTGAGG gaagaggaagagCAGTTATTTTCAGGCCCCAAGGAGGACAGTCGGGTTTCAGAAGCAACTCGAAGAGCTgtgcaagaagaagaggaaaggcTGATTTTGCAGAAAATTCCACTCCAGAAAAAATTGTTTGAGATTA TGTTTAAGTATGGCTTGAAGGGTGTGAGCAATGATGTGGAGAGATGCTTGTCACTG TGTGTGGAGGAAAGAATGCGTGGACTGATAAGTAACCTGATTAGAATGTCAAAACAG CGGGTTGATTTTGAGAAGACAAGACATCGGACTGTTGTCACCTCAGATGTTCAGCAGCAAATCATGACAATAAATAGGAAAGTAAGAGAGGAGTGGGAGAAAAGACAGGCAGAAGCAGAGAAGCTTCGGAAGCAAAATGAC GTTGATGGTAATGCTGGAGCTGATGGTGACAAGGACAAGGACGAGGGTCGTAATAAATCATCAAAG GTGAACAAGGAAGAGGATGACAAGATGAGGACAAATGCAGCAAATGTTGCTGCCCGTGCTGCTGTTGGGGGAGACGACATGCTCTCAAAGTGGCAACTTATGGCCGAGCAAGCCAGGCAGAAACGTGAAGGCGTGACGGACACGTCATCTGGTTCTCAACCAGCTAAAGATGCAAGTCGCAAATCTTCAGCATCTGGAAAAAGTACCAAGGATAATCACGAAGGGGATAAAAAAGGTTCTACTAATTTTGCAACTTCAG gggctatcagaaaacATGGGAGAAATAATTCCCTTGTGACTCAAACTAAGATTGCCCGAAGCATCTCTGTCAAGGATGTAATTGCTGTGCTCGAAAGAGAGCCACAGATGTCGAAATCGTCGCTCATTCATCGCTTGTACGAGAAGATTCATTCTGATGCTCAACCTGAGTGA